The Pecten maximus chromosome 14, xPecMax1.1, whole genome shotgun sequence genome includes a region encoding these proteins:
- the LOC117342553 gene encoding glycine-rich cell wall structural protein 1-like, with amino-acid sequence MLVWEVLVWEVIVWEVLVWEVLVKEVLVWEVLVREVLGVGGLSEGGLSVGGLSEGLSEGGLSVGGLSEGGLSVGGLSVGGLSEGGLSEGGLSVGGLSEGGLSVGGLSEGGLSVGGLSEGGLSVGGPSVGDVSVGGLSVGGLSLGGLSVGGLSVGGLSEGGLSVGGGLSVGGLSVGCLSEGGLSVGGLSEGGLSERGLSVGGLSVGGLSVVGLSEGGLSVGDLSVGGLSDGGLSEGGFSEGGLSEGGFSVGGLSVGGLSVGGLSEGGLSVGGLSVGGLSVGGLSEGGLSVGGLSEGGLSERGLSVGGLSVGGLSVVGLSEGGLSVGDLSVGGLSDGGLSEGGFSEGGLSEGGFSVGGLSVGGLSVGGLSEGGLSVGGLSVGGLSVGGLSEGGLSDGGLSEGGLSVGGLSEGGISVGGLSERGLSEGGLSAGGLSEGGISEGGLSVGGLSEGGLSVGGLSVGGLSEGGLSEGGLSAGGLSEGGFSVGGLSEEGLSDGGLSEGGFSEGGLIEGGLSVGGLSVGGLSEGGLSVGGLSVGGPSVGGLSEGGLSDGGLSEGGLSVGGLSVGGLSEGGLSVGYLSVGGLSVGGLSEGGLSVGGLSEGGLSEGGLSVGGLNVGGS; translated from the exons ATGTTAGTGTGGgaggtcttagtgtgggaggtcATAGTGTGGgaggtcttagtgtgggaggtcTTAGTGAAGgaggtcttagtgtgggaggtcTTAGTGAGGGAGGTCTTAGGTGTGGGAGGTCTTAGTGAGGgaggtcttagtgtgggaggtcTTAGTGAAGGTCTTAGTGAGGgaggtcttagtgtgggaggtcTTAGTGAGGgaggtcttagtgtgggaggtcttagtgtgggaggtcTTAGTGAGGGAGGTCTTAGTGAGGgaggtcttagtgtgggaggtcTTAGTGAGGgaggtcttagtgtgggaggtcTTAGTGAGGgaggtcttagtgtgggaggtcTTAGTGAGGgaggtcttagtgtgggaggtcCTAGTGTGGGAGATGTTAGTGTGGgaggtcttagtgtgggaggtcTTAGTTTGGgaggtcttagtgtgggaggtcttagtgtgggaggtcTTAGTGAGGGAGGTCTTAGTGTTGGAG GAGGTCTAAGTGTGGGAGGTCTTAGTGTGGGATGTCTTAGTGAGGgaggtcttagtgtgggaggtcTTAGTGAGGGAGGTCTTAGTGAGAgaggtcttagtgtgggaggtcTTAGTGTTGGAGGTCTTAGTGTGGTAGGTCTTAGTGAGGgaggtcttagtgtgggagATCTTAGTGTGGGAGGTCTTAGTGATGGAGGTCTTAGTGAGGGAGGTTTTAGTGAGGGAGGTCTTAGTGAGGGAGGTTTTAGTGTGGgaggtcttagtgtgggaggtcttagtgtgggaggtcTTAGTGAGGgaggtcttagtgtgggaggtcTTAGTGTTGgaggtcttagtgtgggaggtcTTAGTGAGGgaggtcttagtgtgggaggtcTGAGTGAGGGAGGTCTTAGTGAGAgaggtcttagtgtgggaggtcTTAGTGTTGGAGGTCTTAGTGTGGTAGGTCTTAGTGAGGgaggtcttagtgtgggagATCTTAGTGTGGGAGGTCTTAGTGATGGAGGTCTTAGTGAGGGAGGTTTTAGTGAGGGAGGTCTTAGTGAGGGAGGTTTTAGTGTGGgaggtcttagtgtgggaggtcttagtgtgggaggtcTTAGTGAGGgaggtcttagtgtgggaggtcTTAGTGTTGgaggtcttagtgtgggaggtcTTAGTGAGGGAGGTCTTAGTGATGGAGGTCTTAGTGAGGgaggtcttagtgtgggaggtcTTAGTGAGGGAGGTATTAGTGTGGGAGGTCTTAGTGAGAGAGGTCTTAGTGAGGGAGGTCTTAGTGCGGGAGGTCTTAGTGAGGGAGGTATTAGTGAGGgaggtcttagtgtgggaggtcTTAGTGAGGgaggtcttagtgtgggaggtcttagtgtgggaggtcTTAGTGAGGGAGGTCTTAGTGAGGGAGGTCTTAGTGCGGGAGGTCTTAGTGAGGGAG GTTTTAGTGTGGGAGGTCTTAGTGAGGAAGGTCTTAGTGATGGAGGTCTTAGTGAGGGAGGTTTTAGTGAGGGAGGTCTTATTGAGGgaggtcttagtgtgggaggtcttagtgtgggaggtcTTAGTGAGGgaggtcttagtgtgggaggtcTTAGTGTTGGAGGTCCTAGTGTGGGAGGTCTTAGTGAGGGAGGTCTTAGTGATGGAGGTCTTAGTGAGGgaggtcttagtgtgggaggtcttagtgtgggaggtcTTAGTGAGGGAGGTCTTAGTGTGGGATATCTTAGTGTGGgaggtcttagtgtgggaggtcTTAGTGAGGgaggtcttagtgtgggaggtcTTAGTGAGGGAGGTCTTAGTGAGGGAGGTCTTAGTGTGGGGGGTCTTAATGTTGGggggtcttag
- the LOC117342548 gene encoding mucin-22-like, whose product MLSTATKETEKSATATTDTEKSATATTDTEKSATATTDTEKLAKATTDIDMLVTATTDTEMLVTPKTDTEKLATATTDTDMLVAATTDTEMLVTVTTDTEKLATATTDTDKSATTTTDAAQLAKATTDTEKLATATTDTEKLATTTTDTEQLAKTTTDTEKLATAATDTEKLATVTTDTEKLPTATTDTEKLPTVTTDTEKLPTVTTDTEKLATATTDTEQLATATADTEKLATATTDTEKLATVTTDTERLAKATTDTEKLATATTDTEKLATTTTDTEQLAKATTDTEKLATTTTDTEKLATVITDTEKLAKATTDTDKLATATTDTEKLATPTTDTEKLAKATTDIDMLVTATTDTEMLVTPTTDTEKLATATTDTDMLVAATTDTEMLVTATTDTGKLATATTDTDMLVAATTDTEMLVTATTYTEKLSTATTGTEKLATTTTDTEQLAKATTDTEKLATATTDTEKLATATTDTEKLATTTTDTEKLPTVTTDTEKLPTVTTDTEKLATAKTGTEKLTTATADIEKLATATTDTEKLATTTTDTEQLAKATTDIDMLVTATTDTEMLVTPTTDTEKLATSTTDTDMLVAATTDTDMLVTATTDTDMLVAATTDTEMLVTATTDTEKLVTATTDTDMLVAATTDTEMLVTATTDAEKLATATTDTDMLVAATTDTDMLVTATTDTDKLATATTDTDMLVTATTDTDMLVTATTDTDKLATATTGTEKSATATTGTEKLATVTTDTDMLVTAKTDTDMLPAATKETKKLATAATDTEMLLTATTDTLATVTNTYIQALAATHTKTYICHNDNYGYIGHTNNYRYICHANNYKYICHTNKYRYICHANNYICRTNN is encoded by the exons ATGTTATCAACGGCAACAAAGGAAACTGAGAAATCGGCAACGGCAACAACAGACACTGAGAAATCGGCAACCGCAACAACAGACACTGAGAAATCGGCAACCGCAACAACAGACACTGAGAAATTGGCAAAGGCAACAACAGACATCGATATGTTAGTAACGGCAACAACAGACACCGAGATGTTAGTAACGCCAAAAACAGACACTGAGAAATTGGCAACAGCAACAACAGACACCGATATGTTAGTAGCGGCAACAACAGACACCGAGATGTTAGTAACGGTAACAACAGACACTGAGAAATTGGCAACAGCAACAACAGACACTGACAAATCGGCAACGACAACAACAGACGCCGCGCAATTGGCAAAGGCAACAACAGACACTGAGAAATTGGCAACCGCAACAACCGACACTGAGAAATTGGCAACGACAACAACAGACACCGAGCAATTGGCAAAGACAACAACAGACACTGAGAAATTGGCAACCGCAGCAACAGACACTGAGAAATTGGCAACGGTAACAACAGACACTGAGAAATTGCCAACGGCAACAACAGACACTGAGAAATTACCAACGGTAACAACAGACACTGAAAAATTGCCAACGGTAACAACAGACACTGAGAAATTGGCAACGGCAACAACAGACACCGAGCAATTGGCAACGGCAACAGCAGACACTGAGAAATTGGCAACGGCAACAACAGACACTGAGAAATTGGCAACGGTAACAACAGACACCGAGCGATTGGCAAAGGCAACAACAGACACTGAGAAATTGGCAACGGCAACAACAGACACTGAAAAATtggcaacaacaacaacagacacCGAGCAATTGGCAAAGGCAACAACAGACACTGAGAAATTGGCAACGACAACAACAGACACTGAGAAATTGGCAACGGTAATAACAGACACTGAGAAATTGGCAAAGGCAACAACCGACACTGACAAATTGGCAACGGCAACAACAGACACTGAGAAATTGGCAACGCCAACAACAGACACTGAGAAATTGGCAAAGGCAACAACAGACATCGATATGTTAGTAACGGCAACAACAGACACCGAGATGTTAGTAACGCCAACAACAGACACTGAGAAATTGGCAACAGCAACAACAGACACCGATATGTTAGTAGCGGCAACAACAGACACCGAGATGTTAGTAACGGCAACAACAGACACTGGGAAATTGGCAACAGCAACAACAGACACCGATATGTTAGTAGCGGCAACAACAGACACCGAGATGTTAGTAACGGCAACAACATACACTGAGAAATTGTCAACGGCAACAACAGGCACTGAGAAATTGGCAACGACAACAACAGACACCGAGCAATTGGCAAAGGCAACAACAGACACTGAGAAATTGGCAACCGCAACAACCGACACTGAGAAATTGGCAACGGCAACAACAGACACTGAGAAATTGGCAACGACAACAACAGACACTGAGAAATTACCGACGGTAACAACAGACACTGAAAAATTGCCAACGGTAACAACCGACACTGAGAAATTGGCAACGGCAAAAACAGGCACTGAGAAATTGACAACGGCAACAGCAGACATTGAGAAATTGGCAACCGCAACAACAGACACTGAGAAATTGGCAACGACAACAACAGACACCGAGCAATTGGCAAAGGCAACAACAGACATCGATATGTTAGTAACGGCAACAACAGACACCGAGATGTTAGTAACGCCAACAACAGACACTGAGAAATTGGCAACATCAACAACAGACACCGATATGTTAGTAGCGGCAACAACAGACACCGATATGTTAGTAACAGCAACAACAGACACCGATATGTTAGTAGCGGCAACAACAGACACCGAGATGCTAGTAACGGCAACAACAGACACTGAGAAATTGGTAACAGCAACAACAGACACCGATATGTTAGTAGCGGCAACAACAGACACCGAGATGTTAGTAACGGCAACAACAGACGCTGAGAAATTGGCAACAGCAACAACAGACACCGATATGTTAGTAGCGGCAACAACAGACACCGATATGTTAGTAACAGCAACAACAGACACTGATAAATTGGCAACGGCAACAACAGACACCGATATGTTAGTAACAGCAACAACAGACACCGATATGTTAGTAACAGCAACAACAGACACTGATAAATTGGCAACGGCAACAACAGGCACTGAGAAATCGGCAACGGCAACAACAGGCACTGAGAAATTGGCAACGGTAACAACAGACACTGATATGTTAGTAACGGCAAAAACAGACACTGACATGTTACCAGCGGCAACAAAGGAAACTAAGAAATTGGCAACAGCAGCGACAGACACCGAGATGTTACTTACGGCAACAACAGACACATTGGCAACAGTaacaaacacatatatacaagcATTGGCAGcaacacacacaaaaac atacaTCTGTCACAACGACAACTACGGATACATCGgtcacaccaacaactacagatacatctgCCACGCCAACAACTACAAATACATCTGTCACACCAACAAATACAGATACATCTGTCACGCCAACAACTACATCTGTCGCACCAACAACTGA